Part of the Ornithodoros turicata isolate Travis chromosome 6, ASM3712646v1, whole genome shotgun sequence genome, TCTCGGCGGGCCCACTTTGAGAGGCATGCTCATCACATGTCCATCATATGAAACACACCGGCTTCACCATTTCCACGAGTTCTACACATACCATTCGCCTCTACATCCCTCCCTTCTGCTTGGGGATGAGGCTCTTCTACCGTTTAACGGGTTTTTCACTTTTTATGTCCTTTGATGCTCTAACTGTACACTTCTTAACTGTACACTGTACACTTCTTATCTTAACAGATTCACTATACTTTTAACTAGTACGTTCCGTACCATTGTCTttgcgcattatggcctttgtcgctcgtgcgccaggaaaacccgactcattatcatcatcatcatcatcagctttgAGATGCGCTCGCGGCAAACAACGACGGTCTACTTGAGCGTGTTGGATTTGGTGAACCATACGCTGGGCGAATGCGAGAGGAGACAACCAACAATGTGAGCAACAAGTCTCTCGCCCTTGGAGAGGATGAGGTCACCCTTCTTGGGAGAGATTTGTGGGCCAGCCTCGGTAGGGTTGTCTTCGTAGTAAACGTCAGTTGAAGTTTGACGGTGGGTCTGTGCTGTCCGTCCGTGTGTCGTTCGCCCAAGAATCGCCCCGACGTCCCGTTGCCGAAAGGAAGTAGGCAACATGCCGTGTAGCACTGCCAGGAGACATTTCACCAGCAtgccgattttttttttatcgcggAAATAAACCTCGGTTCGCAAAACACAACGATATCGTTGTGTATGTTCCTGTATATTctcatgctcaggcttgtttcatcGTGGACTTCATACACCAGCTAGCGTGCATTTACGCTACGTTGTCAGATTTTTGGACAATCGTTCAAAAAAGTTCCGACGAGAAGCCCGATTCACGATGCGCCACTAtcgggtgaaaaaaacaaaacaaaaaaacttttgATTTCATGTTTGCTTCATGGTGTGCGTGTTACAAAATGAATGTCTATTGCCTTTGACATTTTGTATCACTCGTGGCACGGAAGCTGTTCAAACATAGTCACACTACGTAGATAGTAATCATCATGGTTAGATCGCCTATGTATCGATTTGTCTGACGATGATGTTTTTCTTACTCCTGCTGCCTCCACTGGAAGCAAATAGATCTCGCGTATAGTTGCTATCGCATTGGCACCAACGAACAGGTGGTGCTGTTTCAGAGCGGTTTGGCTTTTTGCTCAGTTCtttccagacagcacagcggttGCCACGATTCGACACCGGTAGAGGTAGAGCCAAGCCATTACGCGCAGCTccccaataacttttgccatcacATATTTCTGTTGTTGTGATGCAAAAAGCGAACTAGAACTAAATGTCAGGCATAGCtcggcgcaatcatgatcgcaatgccttatcaaagcctgatgatcgcgatcatgagtgcgatcacgaagcactggcaaggctgccgcgatcatgatcgcgccgaGCTATGATGTCAGGCGATGGAACGCACAAAATCCTGGCCTAAAAACGATGTTAATTAAGCAAATTATATGTTTTTCCGCCATCTACAGGTTTTTGCGGAAATCTTCATACTTTTTAATACGTGATCTCCATACTTTTCGTCCGACGGGCGTGGCAACActgatggtgtctagcaacgttgggtatctATGGGCGAGCGAGCAGTTGCGGTTTACGATGTGTTTTTCTATCGATTTTTGGTGAtataatgtgcaaattagcggactttagcgtgctctttattttccgtcgttgtcatTCGAGCAGCGCGTGCTGTTCCGGTGGAAATTTAATTGAATGAATCGTCACAGTCCTAatgtatatcgcgcagtgttgaccaaggccAAGTCAACTAAGAACTGTCTGGCTTTTAGCAGTGTGCTATCCGCACATAGTTGcgttctcatacgagtaatttgactgaataataataataattttaaaaaaactgccgaagtgcctgtaatagatgtatcTCGGTGTGTGATAGTAGATTTGCGCCGTTTGTAGTTTGTTGCGGGTTTAGGAACAATCAATTTATTCGCAGTTAAaataccgataatgcatcaccgtacagcagcatttatcattgtgagccatatttcatgcGTTAAAATTTGTCATCATATTCAAAAATAAGAGcacaagtcggcgtacttgaattgatctccttgaatTGCTTACGGCGAACATCAGCAAATGTTGTGCTTATGTGTCTTTGCGCACCATACTCTAGCCGctaaagcatatctgattagaataaatatttcaagaggaagtGATTTAAATACATCGTTATTTATAGCTGTTTTTCTATTACAGTCATGTTAGGTGGCTACACGAAGGattctgaaaatgaaaaacaaaaacaacatggctaataggatattgctgcccagggagtcctggagGTAAGTTGTTAAGATTACAAGTATATCGTACGGTTCTGTTGTAAAGTGAGCTACTACTGAGCGGACTCCCTCAAGATTATGCGACCTGAATTGATTGGTTGCCGTTCCGTGCAGTGGCACTTTACAGCAACATATTCACGCAGTAGATGTCACCATCCCTGTACAAGTTTAGTTTGCAATGACCCGAAAAAGTGAAGCGATCGTAGACTTCAGCCAAGGACGGGCGAACGTTGCAATTGCTTTGCCGGACATGTTGTTTATTTCTGGCCGATCGCTTTTGTGTTGTCCCTCCAGATATGGCCATTTGAAAGTCCAGAAGGACGGTACTTTTACCTGTTCTTGCCACAGAAACCCGAGTCGGCTTACCAAGCACATTAGTCAGTTTGCCCTAGGTCCTCGCAGGCAGGTATGGAGCTTTGTTGACGTCTGTCTGGCGCCGTTCATGTCGTCATCGAACACACTCCAGGTTCGTTCTTCCGAGATATGTATTcataacaacagcaacaacaacaaaaactttattGGATGATGATGTTTGAGGAGTCTCACTGTTCAGAAATCGAGTATTCATAAAAGTAGGAACAAATAGAAAGCCAACAAATATCTCGCGAAGTCTTGTTCACAAAAAAGAGGGAATCCATAACTCCagggtttatttatttattcatttattcataTTGTATGCGCATGCTGCATGACTGCATGCATGGGTTTAAGTCGAAGGTTCACTGTACAATATAAAAGAACTCGAAGAAGTCGCGCTAACAGCATTGTGTGAAAGACTAATAAAACTTTGAATGCAAACAAactgaaaacacacacacacgctctATTAAACGTGTAACTAAAGACATTGTCTGAGTTGGTCACAGAACAGCGAGCCATAGTACTGGTTTGTACATGAAGTAGAAGGAGCAAGACGTGCATTTAACTTCATAAACAATGTCAATACACTGACAACGTGCAGCGGCCGTCGTGACTACCGGTATTGGCGGCAACAATGTactacaagggtcgttcaaggctGACCCAGACATTTTGAAGAAAAATTGGTGAGTAAATGTAATGAAATAAAGCtggggaatgtacttttgtttgttttgggttgtttgtttgttgttttgttttgggggtagcagaactagtcaggagacaagttcaatttctccctggttttcttttaaataatcaatcaatcaatcagctttcggaggacgaagtgcaatccttctcggGTCAGTGGCACGTGCAGCAGCGGTGACTGTCATGGCGGCAAGCAGTGTGTCTgtatagaccttgtcgcgttactctcaaaccactagtCTCGGTgagctccttagcctcgttcccagcgacgacacaacagggaTGGATTGCCCAAATCGATTTTTCCCATTCGGACGAATACgggtggccgccgtctttaatgagtatgtgactgacgataacgtagcattccatataactagtcatccggtaaacatctgagtagcgtatcaacgttcgaaagatcgAGGGATCAAGGAaaaagattgcttgcttccgcgtgcgatatgcacagttgttcacgtgaggagtgctggcctATACCATATCTgttctacaccggttcccgagTGGGAGAACATGAACCGACACGAAATGAGCacgaacggaaacgaaaatgaacgaaaacacactCGGGAAGatgaaggaactcggcaaacggcagtccacatgcgcacagttcctgtgactaccacggggtggaagaactaatggcggcgcccattccttggATCGAGTTTCTGTGCATAGTTGAGGAACAGCAATGCATAATCgagttccttgtgaaggaggacgtcaaaccagctgagattttgcagAGATTACAGGCACAGTATATACGGAGAAAAAACGTtgtcaaggggaagagtgtacgaatggcgcagacagtttggcgaaggacgggaTATGGTGACGGATGAACGACATAgacacgttcgtccgactgcagtcacgccagtgaacatcgcgGGCGTTGAGCAAGCCTTCCTCGGGAACCGGAGATTAACAGTTCGAGCGTGCTGCCCAGCGTAATATTATTGTCGGCAGTATGGAGACAATCATTCGcgagcacttactgttccgcaaagtaCTGTGCAATATGAGTTCCCCGACACCTCTCTTGTGACAAGAAGGGAGCACGCATGGCAGTCACTGAGCAGttgctgaaccggtttcaatGCGAGGGGGGGggcgaatttttgcaatcaatgatCACATGTGACGAAACCTGGTTGCGTCACTTCACTCCAGACACAAGAAGAAGCATCGCAAAATGGCGACATACTGGAACGGGATGCGACCGTCCCATGGAGGAAACCCTCCAGAAAGAGccctgcagtggctacgacagcaTGAAAGGCATCAAAGAGCTGCGACAGCGATGGTAGCGGTGCCTAGATGGACTCGGTGAATACTTTGAGAAACTGACGTAGCTTGGCGCTTCCCGAATTTTCCGACGTgtttaaagaaagaaaagcctcggtcaaccttgaacaaCTCTCGCATAACGCAAAACATTACAATTTGTTATCACATGCGTACGACCTAACCTTGCTTTTGTATCATCTGATTTTGCCGCCTTACAATTAAAGCGTGGAACTCCAGTTCAGACAGCGTCATGTAACGACACAGTTCACTCTGATCCTTTCTCTGGAACGCTAACACGCAGTTGCCACGAACCGGAACTGTCGTGTTGATACATCGATTAGAGTAAGACTCTCTTAGCCGCCTGAGTTGATCGACCTCCTGCGCCATGCGCTCAGTACCGAAGGTGGCTACCTTCCTGTCGAGCACTTGCAAGAAATGATCGTAAATGCTCGCATCAGCGCTATTACATTCTCGTAGCTTCTCCTTCGCTTTGGAACTGATCGTTTCTTTGTATTTACTCTGTCTCGCGTTCAACTTGAACACCACAACATCTTCTACTGTCCAGCATAGGAGGTCTTTGAGCAGTACCAGTGACTCATCGAGTCTTTCAGCTATCATGATCAAATTGAATGTATGTTCTAAGAAGTCGATGAACTCTCCTGTTGTGTTTGTCACGTTTTGCCTGTCTGCACCTAAATCGAAACACATCTGATTGAAACCGAACTTTTTTCCTTTCCGGTTGGCCATGTATCTAATGGAGGTTTCATCTTCTACAAACTTCGCTAGTGACTTCCCCAGCATCGAACTCATGGCGTAGTAATGGTACAAAGAGTCGAACATGTCTTCAGGTCTTCGGAGTATTGTGACGTAGACGGTATCCTTAGGCATCACTTCAGCTATCGCTGTCTTGTTAAAACGCGTGTGGTGCGTCAAGATGTTGTGCGTGTAGTTGTAAGGTCGCATGTCTTTGATGAGGTTTCGGCTGAAGTATTCTGGGTGACCGATGTAATTTGTTCTGTCTATGGCGGGCAGGACGAACGTCAGGTTGTGAGTGATACCATAGCGCAAGAAAATGTTCATGATAGTAGAGCTGGCACATTTGTGGGTCTTGAGAAACACGATGTTCTTTTTGGATTGGCACAAGACAGGAACAACGCTCGCTCCGCCGTCGATGTAGTGAGTGCTGTCGCCTCCGAATGTAGATACGCTGCTGAATATGCCCCTGAAATCAAGTCGACCTAGTTTTTAGTTTGCGTGGTTTCAGTTGGGAAGTGAAGGAACGGGAAAATGGCACACCGAGTGGCGGTCAGATGTgctgatatatttttaaaactACATAATGGTGACTTCATACTCTGTCGGTATAATATCAGTATCGGTATaattgagaccgtgtttgtgtatgtctgttttcgtccctacctcgtctcgggttttcaagtcatggatcgtcaccaccagctcgcttgctacctaactttcctttcgttataaTATCAGCATTTAGAAAACATTCATTGCCGCCGGTGAGGGGGTGTTGGTGGCGTGTTACTGCCTCTGTGGGGTAAATGGGGATAAAGCGAGCGTTAAGCCTAAAATGCTTGCCAGTGTGTGGCtcgaattcccccccccccccgctacacacacacatttgGAGGACGAGCAAGAGATCGGTTCGGAACGAGGAATAGGACGAGCAAAAAGTTCGGTTTCGTAGCCAGACCAAATTACGGTGCAACGAAATaatgccgaatttcatgacgcgGTAACACGGTGAGTAATAAACCCATAACAACCAATTCAGCTAAATCCATGCAGATAGCTTACACGTGTAAGATTCTAACTAACAAGGTCATTGCGGCGGCTGACGCAATCTctgggtgtggcgggcgcgtgcgagagagacggaaatataggggtacgcgtaccttgcgggcaAGTCTATCTCGCGAACGCGTGAAGCTAGGATGCCTATCGAGGTGTCGTTGGAATACGCTTGAGAGGTTCTATACCTGGACCTTAAGCGATATCGGCTTCAACAAAGCTAACCAATATTTTATggaatttgaaaaaaattgcCACCATTTTTTGCCATCATTTTGCCATCAATTTGCCAACATCATTTCATCAATCATCAATTTGCCATCatatcaaaattttgccagAGTATCGGCATATAATAATATGATCAGAATTGAAAGGAGCGGCAATCAGAAAAAAAGGCGTCTCGAGGGGAACCCAAAAAGCCCCCAAAGTCCAGCACCGAGCGATCGAGACAGCTACGGGAGCGCCGAAGAAGATAAGCGGCGGAGGCGGGCACAGCGAGCCCTTACCCTCTACCAGCTGGGCAACTTGGACGTGAAAGTGACCCTCACAGACGATGGAGCGCATCTGGGGGTTACCAGCATAGTGGAGGAGCCAGAGCTGAGCAAAGGAATCGGAGATCACGACGTTTTCATGTAAATCACTACGGCTGGGACATGAGTGATCCCGTTTgttcgttttcctttttgtcCGGAAAGTGATTAGATATTAAACAAATGAACTTAAAAGATCGGCGCTGATTCCGCAGCTGCGGAGGCACCGGCGGCAAAGCGTGACGTTCATCTCTAACAGGGGGAGCGAGAGGGCGACGCGCAGAaggtttattttattgattgatttatttcgtgttagcgccgcaaagcaactgtggctgtgagcggcgtatagatgtgaacagacggagacaggacagcaggaaggagtggggggctagtgtgcgtcctgggctgacttcaggggcaacagcgccgacattcgtccagaaagtcttcggaaaaccctcACTCTTAGAAACAGATATGCAACGCATAGCCatccatcaccccgaatgacatcgttcggTCCCCTagtttgttcaaaacaggaggtgtacgcctttcttAGCGcgcgcctcctgttttcaacaagtcaggggcgaaaacgttgtcgttcgggatgatggttggctatgcggtgaagttctgtttttaagagcgcggggaaaacctcagacaggacactcagtggtaggattcgaacccaccgcctcccagtcttcagcacgaccttggttaccaccaacgaacCCATGCTTGGCCAGGCCGCTGGGGCGCGCAGAAGAGAAAGGCTTCGTTTCCGAGAGTTCGTCTGCTTCGCGCTCTGCTCGTCATTTGCTCTGGGCCGTGCTCTGATTGGCGAAAAACTTTGGTGTAAAGAATgacgtttttgtctttttttccaGAGAGGAAATTCCGgcgtactctcaacatccggcctccgctcttgtcatgtattccatcgaacaGCACTACCAACTGCGCCACTGTTCGACGTGGGATTTTCGATTTCGCGATCAGTGGTCAACGAGGAATCAAGTGACACCATAGGTGCCGGGTccactggaacagatgcgaccGTCTCTATAACATGCACACCGTCCCTGCGGAGGACGACGCGTATCTATGCAACCGAGGCTGGAGTTAAATACGTAAGGACCTCTTTCTTACCCCTTGTATAGCGCAAGTCTGATGACGGAAAACAGGCCGACAACGGTGCAGATGAACCACAGTATATGGGCATATCGATACATCACTTGACAGCAGAACTGTGTAGCACGCATTTCGTCAAGCtacaacagagagagagaggaaaaattATTCCCAGAAAAGCATTTCTTAAATTGGTCGTACATCCAAGTCGTGAGCAATTCTTCAAAGTAAGTATAGTTCAAGAAGAAAGCTGGCAGGTACGTACATTGCTCGATGTTGTTAGTTCTGCTCTGCAGTCTCATTCGGGAGCGCAGCGTCCTACCTCGTGAACTCCCACGCATGTAACGCACCTGTTATGGAGCTACCAGCTGACACTTTCTGATCCTGTGCTGTGCTTCGCGTGGAAGCATGTACACTACGAAAACAGTGGAATTGCCGACGAACTCAAAGTGCTCGCAAAAAGCAGACGGAACCACAAAGTTTCACGCTTCAAGCTCTTGACGATAGCTTCGCCTTGTGGACGTCAAGGTCTTGAACCATTTCTGAGAAATCGCACCTTAGGTCTTAATACGCTGACACAGCTTGGGACGACGGTTAAATCAACAAATGAAATTATACTCGTATATATACGAAGAAAGTCACTGGTGGGTTTATTCAGAATGTTTATGCAATTCCTCAATGACACGCTCAGAAGCTACGGGCAACGAATTAGCAAGTTGAAATTCTTCCACCGGGTAAGGCGTAACGAATTTACGATCAGAGTTTCTACTATTTATCTAATCTACTATTTATCTGACGATATATAACGTGAAAGTGTCGatcctcgtttttcttttttttttttttcgcaaattTTCTCTGTCAACTTGACGTAGGGTGTTTTCGCGGCTTTTCATTCTGACACGTAAGCGCCACTATGTTACGGCAATACATGTCGTTTGCCCAACTGCAGATTGTGAGTTCGCAATGCTAACCATGCAGTTCGAGTGTGTTTCAGTGCAGTGTGTGCAGTGCAAccatgcagggtgtttcagttaaatccccgggctaaataagtCGCggacgggtgcaccaatcgacgaactttcttttttacaagtatctgtccgatataccacctacaagctgcgcaccgtgtgaacgagtgggaggcgctcattatttaaataaaaaaaattcgaatgagtttcatgaaaaacataacttctaaagcagggcgccgtcggcgtTACAATGGCGTACTACTCCTttcgggaccttcagtggacacctatTAGAGAAAAAtatgccaccgaagcgggtcatttgtcgcagtaattaattactttcggtttacatatttttgtcgccgCTGGTCGCGGTGAAACGCAAAAGcgcggggatttaactgaaacacccttaGCGGCGCTACTACTTTTTTCTCCAGCGGAGTAGGGTGTAGTGTCCAGAGGGTAGCGTCCACAGGGTGACATATGTGGGACGCCCTTCCCGGCACTACCGTCTCGAAATGAACCAGACCGTTTTTTCTTCAAGGATGATCCCTTTCCCGTATGAACCGAACGCGTTACGACTCCTCACAAAACCCCCTTCCTGCAATACCCACGTCAAAACGAACCACATTGATTTTGATGATATATTACTATCGTCACCGCACGGGATGGAATTTGTATGTTACACGAGGAACAGCGCGTTACTACATTACTAGGTTTGTGTATTCTACATGTTTCGCTCGTATCTGTAACCATATCCGGCAAAATACAAAATATGTTGAGAGGAACAAACAGCGTTTTATTCTCGGTAAATTCTATAGTTGCAAGAATAGATGTTAGGGCATAAAGCCGCGTTAGAAGCCAGAAAATCGTTTTGGCTCGTTCAGGAATTGGAACGTAGTAATTCTCCCAGCATTTAGGTCACCTCCCAGTTGTTCCAACTTTCTGTCTTTGCTTACCCACATCTGCTTTCGAGCGCGTTGGCTTCCTCCATGAGCAAGTTGAAGAATGTGGACTCGATTCAGCATTTCGTCCTTCTTGATCAGATTAACAAAGGTATAAATATTGCGATGCGCCTTGTTTGCCTGTGCATTGATCTTTCTGTGCCATGCTTCGAGGTTGCTGTTGGTTCTGGTCCGCCGTTCCCATGATGATTCCATTGATGTACACCGAAGTTTCCTGCTATCCAGGTGTTGTCGAAGTAGTCCATCAAACGGTCAACGTTGGCATCGCCTGCTTCTTGTCCGTCTTCTCGAAGAACAGCCCACGCACGCGGCACCATCTCCGGGGGCTAAAAAGGAAGCGCCACAATTTTTCGCACTAGTGATTTCACACTTGGCACTTCGTTGTAGGCCGTCTGAAATTACAGCCGCTGAACGGCTGCCCATATTCTTTGCGAGAAATGAAAATGTCATCCTCGATGTCTGGCTTCTGGGAACGCGGTCCTCAACGCTCGTATAAGCGCTTGCTCAAAGCCTGTAAAAAAACTGTATCGGGGCAGGCATCGGATGTCCGTTCGACGTACACGCGTCTTTCAaaaggctcctcctctctttccttcctccatgcgtGGAAGCGCAgatgtccttgtgagcgccgcggctggcGCCCAACGCACGCGCCGCGCTGAGACGCTTGTGTTATGGAAACATAAACGGCGCTGCGGtgtctgctcttcagagaggagctaactaaaaacgtcaatgcagacaccAGCAAtacgctattagccacgcatttcctgacaAAAGCAGTTTTATAGGAGGTATAAGaaggaagcgttgaaccggttcgatttttttGCGCGGgcgaactggaactgaaccagAACGAAATTccagcaacgcgaacccgaaccgaacccgtatttttgaGGTTTGACACCCTGAGCGGAAGATGGAATGCCGACATGCACATTTTTCGGCGGTGCAGGGACTCCCTGTCGTGTTATTTCCAGTTTTCCAGTGTTGCGATGATGAGCTGGATCAGCCATTCCGTGTTCACATTAGCCAATCACGGGaattcgccacaatctaaatcagAAGCATTCAAAACCAACGAAACTACGCGCTAGCGTCTGCGAGCTCAACGGTCGGCGTCCCGGAGATAGATCtgtgcgccgccgccgccgccatttCTCCGCGCGCTGACGCCGCCGCTCGCGCCGCCCGCCGCGCCGATATATCCCGCGCGTGTTCCGTGTTCCGATAGGTTCCGCTGCAGAGCGGGAAGCTCAAGGTGTTTTCGCGCACTTCTGCCGGTCTTGGCCTCGCGAGTATTGAACTGTCATGGCATCAGAGTCTGAATCTCCGTTTTTGAAG contains:
- the LOC135397544 gene encoding galactosylceramide sulfotransferase-like, with the protein product MRATQFCCQVMYRYAHILWFICTVVGLFSVIRLALYKGGIFSSVSTFGGDSTHYIDGGASVVPVLCQSKKNIVFLKTHKCASSTIMNIFLRYGITHNLTFVLPAIDRTNYIGHPEYFSRNLIKDMRPYNYTHNILTHHTRFNKTAIAEVMPKDTVYVTILRRPEDMFDSLYHYYAMSSMLGKSLAKFVEDETSIRYMANRKGKKFGFNQMCFDLGADRQNVTNTTGEFIDFLEHTFNLIMIAERLDESLVLLKDLLCWTVEDVVVFKLNARQSKYKETISSKAKEKLRECNSADASIYDHFLQVLDRKVATFGTERMAQEVDQLRRLRESYSNRCINTTVPVRGNCVLAFQRKDQSELCRYMTLSELEFHALIVRRQNQMIQKQG